One genomic segment of Chitinophaga parva includes these proteins:
- a CDS encoding ATP-binding protein, with protein sequence MQLNVFSTDQHKNGFRLQYMEVYNWGTFDDVVHSIKPMGETSLLTGSNGSGKTTFVDALLTLIVPEKKFRFYNQSSGSEKKGDRTEETYVMGGYGTMNHEASGTVKTLYLRESREEAYSILLAHFANEAEQYVTLFQVRYFVNGDMKKVFGIAHKALHIEEDFKPFDLGGAWKRSLDQRYNKGAGRKQIEWFDAASKYAQQMVHVLGMQSVQALQLFNQTVGIKVLGNLDEFIRMHMLEPRNMEEEFQDLKKHLATLLDAQRNIEKVEAQIRLLQPIQQHMELFSASRDAIAATQAVLETAAVWNTFTKHELLKAGLEESEVEIRKTRQQLQEMKTRLEKLQEAERVTRNNIDQNQAGQRLQQLEKEIQDQEGKLAAAEHAVATFAQWCHSLQLEEIQPADDATFQRIQKATRRRKLELEDRQRQNEEDQYTAQSSREKAGAEKKALESELQNLIQSRNNIPAHLMAARKELCEALEIDTSELPFAGELMQVQAAEMDWQPSLEKLLHSFALRLLVPDKHYRKVNKHVNNHNLRTRIVYEHITEIPLPQYPEEGTVAEKLEFHPEHKLGNWVAQHVIRQFNFACLDDERGMERYDRAITLQGLIKNGHRHEKDDRAEKADPSRFVMGWNNEKKRDFLISRRNTLAAQVSRADEELEKCRRQASRLQQQFVSVMRIEETPGFSGLDTAGIQRSIHKLMEQVNGLRSANKELDQLKAQLQELQQEKDNVAAEQERLIRSEALQQNALTALQQQLAVLSPLMDHITAEDKDALLSFQQQHATRLGFVTLQDIDPVYQQFKNQQEFTLAEQREVLHKEERLLDRCIQSIKNPSIEIKQKFSPEWEGEVQHLPQDARYAQEYVDWLEKLETENLPKYKREFETFINDTITYKIGGLHEEMEKWERDISNSISKLNHSLGGINFNRLPDTFIQLGKRYVPAGTDIREFRAKLLDALPQSSNWQQTSFEEKSQHFAQKVRPLIDELDKNETYRNRVMDVRNWFEFWADEIYTETKELKKTYRQMGQLSGGEKAQLTYTILCSAIAYQFGITREGKNSKSLRFIAVDESFSNQDEEKATYLMELCRQLHLQLLVVTPSDKIQIVQQYIAHVHLVQRVQNRHSVLYNMTIKELQENLN encoded by the coding sequence AAATTCCGTTTTTATAACCAAAGCTCCGGTTCCGAAAAGAAGGGTGACCGTACAGAAGAAACCTACGTAATGGGTGGCTACGGCACCATGAACCACGAGGCCAGCGGTACCGTGAAAACCCTGTACCTGCGCGAATCGCGGGAGGAGGCATACAGCATCCTGCTGGCGCATTTTGCCAACGAGGCGGAGCAGTACGTAACCCTGTTCCAGGTGCGCTACTTTGTGAACGGGGACATGAAAAAAGTATTCGGCATTGCCCATAAGGCCCTGCATATCGAGGAGGATTTTAAACCGTTTGACCTGGGTGGCGCCTGGAAACGCTCCCTGGACCAGCGCTACAACAAAGGCGCCGGCCGCAAGCAAATAGAATGGTTTGATGCCGCCAGTAAGTATGCACAACAGATGGTGCACGTACTGGGCATGCAAAGCGTACAGGCGTTACAGTTATTTAACCAGACGGTGGGCATCAAAGTATTGGGTAACCTGGATGAATTTATCCGCATGCACATGCTGGAGCCCCGCAATATGGAAGAAGAGTTCCAGGACCTGAAAAAGCACCTGGCCACCCTGCTGGATGCGCAACGCAATATTGAAAAGGTGGAAGCCCAGATCCGGCTGCTGCAGCCCATCCAGCAGCACATGGAACTGTTCAGCGCCTCCCGCGATGCTATTGCCGCTACGCAGGCCGTGCTGGAAACCGCCGCTGTGTGGAACACCTTTACCAAACATGAGCTGCTGAAAGCCGGCCTGGAGGAAAGCGAGGTGGAGATCCGCAAAACCCGGCAGCAGTTGCAGGAAATGAAAACCCGGCTGGAAAAACTACAGGAAGCCGAACGCGTGACCCGCAACAATATTGACCAGAACCAGGCCGGCCAGCGCCTGCAACAGCTGGAAAAGGAAATACAGGACCAGGAAGGTAAACTGGCCGCCGCGGAACACGCCGTGGCTACGTTTGCGCAATGGTGCCACTCCCTGCAACTGGAAGAGATCCAGCCAGCGGATGACGCCACTTTCCAGCGCATCCAGAAAGCTACCCGCCGCAGGAAGCTGGAGCTGGAAGACCGGCAGCGCCAGAATGAAGAAGACCAGTACACCGCCCAGAGCAGCCGGGAGAAAGCAGGCGCAGAAAAGAAAGCGCTGGAAAGTGAATTACAGAACCTGATTCAAAGCAGGAACAATATTCCCGCCCACCTCATGGCCGCCCGTAAGGAGCTTTGTGAAGCCCTGGAGATAGATACCAGTGAACTGCCCTTTGCCGGGGAGCTGATGCAGGTGCAGGCCGCCGAAATGGACTGGCAGCCATCCCTGGAAAAACTGCTGCACTCCTTTGCGCTCCGCCTGCTGGTGCCGGATAAGCATTACAGGAAAGTGAACAAGCATGTTAATAATCACAACCTGCGCACCCGTATCGTGTATGAGCACATTACGGAAATACCCCTGCCACAGTACCCGGAAGAGGGTACCGTGGCAGAAAAACTGGAATTTCACCCGGAGCATAAACTTGGCAACTGGGTGGCCCAGCACGTGATCCGCCAGTTCAATTTTGCCTGCCTGGATGATGAGCGGGGCATGGAGCGCTATGACCGGGCCATCACTTTGCAAGGGCTTATTAAAAATGGCCACCGGCATGAAAAAGATGACCGTGCGGAGAAAGCAGATCCCAGCCGTTTTGTGATGGGGTGGAACAATGAAAAGAAAAGGGATTTCCTGATCAGTCGCCGCAACACGCTGGCAGCGCAGGTTTCCCGGGCAGATGAGGAGCTGGAGAAATGCCGCCGCCAGGCCAGCCGCCTGCAGCAGCAGTTTGTATCGGTGATGCGTATTGAAGAAACACCCGGCTTCTCCGGCCTGGATACGGCCGGCATTCAACGCAGCATCCACAAGCTGATGGAGCAGGTGAATGGATTGCGCAGCGCCAATAAAGAACTGGACCAGCTGAAGGCGCAACTGCAGGAACTGCAACAGGAAAAGGATAATGTGGCCGCGGAACAGGAGCGCCTCATCCGCAGTGAAGCCCTGCAGCAAAATGCATTGACGGCCCTGCAGCAGCAACTGGCGGTACTATCGCCCCTGATGGACCACATCACCGCAGAAGATAAAGACGCGTTGCTGTCGTTCCAGCAGCAACACGCTACCCGCCTGGGTTTTGTGACCCTGCAGGATATTGATCCCGTATACCAGCAGTTCAAAAACCAGCAGGAGTTTACCCTGGCAGAGCAGCGCGAAGTATTGCACAAAGAGGAAAGGCTGCTGGACCGCTGCATCCAGAGCATTAAAAACCCCTCCATAGAAATAAAGCAGAAGTTCTCCCCGGAGTGGGAAGGGGAGGTGCAGCACCTGCCCCAGGATGCCCGCTACGCGCAGGAATACGTGGACTGGCTGGAAAAGCTGGAAACCGAAAACCTGCCCAAATACAAGCGGGAATTTGAAACCTTCATTAACGATACCATCACGTATAAGATAGGCGGCCTGCATGAAGAAATGGAGAAGTGGGAGCGGGATATCAGCAACAGTATTTCCAAGCTGAATCATTCCCTGGGCGGTATCAACTTTAACCGCCTGCCGGATACCTTCATCCAGCTGGGCAAGCGCTATGTGCCGGCGGGGACGGACATCCGGGAGTTCCGCGCCAAACTGCTGGATGCATTGCCCCAGTCGTCTAACTGGCAGCAGACCAGCTTTGAAGAAAAATCGCAACACTTTGCGCAGAAAGTGCGCCCCCTTATTGATGAACTGGACAAGAACGAAACCTACCGCAACCGCGTAATGGATGTGCGCAACTGGTTTGAGTTCTGGGCCGACGAGATCTATACAGAAACTAAAGAGCTGAAGAAAACCTACCGCCAGATGGGACAGTTGTCCGGTGGCGAAAAGGCGCAGCTTACCTACACCATCCTGTGCTCTGCCATCGCCTACCAGTTTGGCATTACCCGGGAGGGCAAGAACAGCAAGAGCCTGCGCTTCATCGCGGTGGACGAAAGCTTTAGCAACCAGGATGAAGAAAAAGCAACGTACCTGATGGAGCTGTGCAGGCAGCTGCACTTACAACTGCTGGTGGTAACACCGAGCGATAAGATCCAGATCGTGCAGCAGTACATTGCGCACGTGCACCTGGTACAGCGTGTACAAAACCGGCACAGTGTGTTATATAATATGACGATCAAGGAGCTGCAGGAAAATCTTAATTAA